The Oncorhynchus mykiss isolate Arlee chromosome 30, USDA_OmykA_1.1, whole genome shotgun sequence genome includes a window with the following:
- the LOC110521930 gene encoding 26S proteasome non-ATPase regulatory subunit 11 isoform X2 — translation MAAPAVAEFQRAQSLLSSNRNASIDILHSIVKRDIQESDEEAVCVKEQSILELGGLLAKTGQAAELGGLLKYVRPFLNSISKRLVRSLLDLFLDMEAATGQEVELCLECIEWAMAENKTFLRQALEARLISLYFDTKRYQEALHLGTQLLQELKKMDDKALLVEVQLLESKTYHGLSNLPKARAALTSARTTANGIYCPPKLQAALDMQSGIIHAAEKDWKTAYSYFYESFEGYDSIDHPRAITALKYMLLCKIMLNLPEEVQGLVSGTLALRHAGRQTDSLKCVVQASNNRSLDDFEKALTEYRGELREDFIISTHLTTLYDNLLEQNLIRVIEPFSRVQGDVERKLSQMILDTKFHGILDQGEGVLIIFDEPAVDTTYEAALETIQNMRKVVDSLYNKAKKLT, via the exons TAAAGCGGGACATCCAGGAGAGCGACGAGGAGGCCGTCTGTGTCAAAGAGCAGAGCATCCTGGAGCTGGGTGGTCTGCTGGCGAAGACGGGCCAGGCTGCAG AGCTGGGCGGTCTCCTGAAGTATGTGCGGCCATTTCTGAATTCCATCAGCAAGCGGCTGGTGCGCTCGCTGCTGGACCTGTTTCTGGACATGGAGGCAGCTACAGGCCAGGAGGTGGAGCTGTGTCTGGAGTGCATCGAGTGGGCCATGGCTGAGAATAAAACATTCCTCAGACAGGCCCTGGAG gctcgtctcatctctctgtattttgacaCAAAGCGGTATCAAGAGGCGCTTCATCTag gCACCCAGCTACTCCAGGAACTGAAGAAAATGGATGACAAGGCCCTGCTGGTGGAGGTACAGCTGCTGGAGAGTAAGACGTACCACGGCCTCAGCAACCTGCCAAAGGCCCGAGCTGCCCTTACTTCTGCACGCACCACCGCCAACGGCATTTACTGCCCGCCCAAGCTACAGGCCGCCCTGGACATGCAGTCAG GGATCATCCACGCAGCAGAGAAGGACTGGAAGACTGCCTACTCTTACTTCTACGAGTCCTTCGAAGGCTATGACTCCATCGACCATCCCAGAGCGATCACCGCTCTCAAATACATGCTGCTCTGCAAAATCATGCTCAACCT TCCTGAGGAGGTCCAGGGTCTCGTCAGTGGAACGCTAGCCCTGCGGCACGCCGGGAGACAAACAGACTCTCTGAAATGCGTGGTGCAGGCCAGCAATAACCGGTCGCTGGACGATTTTGAAAAG gcCCTGACAGAGTACAGAGGTGAGTTGAGAGAAGACTTCATCATAAGCACACACTTGACCACGCTCTATGACAACCTGCTTGAACAGAACCTCATCCGTGTCATCGAGCCTTTCTCCAGGGTACAG GGAGATGTCGAGAGGAAATTGTCACAGATGATTCTTGACACAAAATTTCACG GTATTTTGGACCAAGGCGAGGGTGTGCTGATCATCTTCGATGAGCCTGCAGTAGACACAACATATGAGGCGGCCCTGGAGACCATTCAGAACATGCGCAAAGTGGTGGACTCACTCTACAACAAAGCCAAGAAGCTCACATAG
- the LOC110521930 gene encoding 26S proteasome non-ATPase regulatory subunit 11A isoform X3 translates to MEAATGQEVELCLECIEWAMAENKTFLRQALEVRSGRGDPTGRELSGSTDMMGLARLISLYFDTKRYQEALHLGTQLLQELKKMDDKALLVEVQLLESKTYHGLSNLPKARAALTSARTTANGIYCPPKLQAALDMQSGIIHAAEKDWKTAYSYFYESFEGYDSIDHPRAITALKYMLLCKIMLNLPEEVQGLVSGTLALRHAGRQTDSLKCVVQASNNRSLDDFEKALTEYRGELREDFIISTHLTTLYDNLLEQNLIRVIEPFSRVQGDVERKLSQMILDTKFHGILDQGEGVLIIFDEPAVDTTYEAALETIQNMRKVVDSLYNKAKKLT, encoded by the exons ATGGAGGCAGCTACAGGCCAGGAGGTGGAGCTGTGTCTGGAGTGCATCGAGTGGGCCATGGCTGAGAATAAAACATTCCTCAGACAGGCCCTGGAGGTGAGGAGTGGAAGAGGGGACCCCACTGGAAGAGAGCTGAGCGGGAGCACTGACATGATGGGTTTG gctcgtctcatctctctgtattttgacaCAAAGCGGTATCAAGAGGCGCTTCATCTag gCACCCAGCTACTCCAGGAACTGAAGAAAATGGATGACAAGGCCCTGCTGGTGGAGGTACAGCTGCTGGAGAGTAAGACGTACCACGGCCTCAGCAACCTGCCAAAGGCCCGAGCTGCCCTTACTTCTGCACGCACCACCGCCAACGGCATTTACTGCCCGCCCAAGCTACAGGCCGCCCTGGACATGCAGTCAG GGATCATCCACGCAGCAGAGAAGGACTGGAAGACTGCCTACTCTTACTTCTACGAGTCCTTCGAAGGCTATGACTCCATCGACCATCCCAGAGCGATCACCGCTCTCAAATACATGCTGCTCTGCAAAATCATGCTCAACCT TCCTGAGGAGGTCCAGGGTCTCGTCAGTGGAACGCTAGCCCTGCGGCACGCCGGGAGACAAACAGACTCTCTGAAATGCGTGGTGCAGGCCAGCAATAACCGGTCGCTGGACGATTTTGAAAAG gcCCTGACAGAGTACAGAGGTGAGTTGAGAGAAGACTTCATCATAAGCACACACTTGACCACGCTCTATGACAACCTGCTTGAACAGAACCTCATCCGTGTCATCGAGCCTTTCTCCAGGGTACAG GGAGATGTCGAGAGGAAATTGTCACAGATGATTCTTGACACAAAATTTCACG GTATTTTGGACCAAGGCGAGGGTGTGCTGATCATCTTCGATGAGCCTGCAGTAGACACAACATATGAGGCGGCCCTGGAGACCATTCAGAACATGCGCAAAGTGGTGGACTCACTCTACAACAAAGCCAAGAAGCTCACATAG
- the LOC110521930 gene encoding 26S proteasome non-ATPase regulatory subunit 11 isoform X1, which yields MAAPAVAEFQRAQSLLSSNRNASIDILHSIVKRDIQESDEEAVCVKEQSILELGGLLAKTGQAAELGGLLKYVRPFLNSISKRLVRSLLDLFLDMEAATGQEVELCLECIEWAMAENKTFLRQALEVRSGRGDPTGRELSGSTDMMGLARLISLYFDTKRYQEALHLGTQLLQELKKMDDKALLVEVQLLESKTYHGLSNLPKARAALTSARTTANGIYCPPKLQAALDMQSGIIHAAEKDWKTAYSYFYESFEGYDSIDHPRAITALKYMLLCKIMLNLPEEVQGLVSGTLALRHAGRQTDSLKCVVQASNNRSLDDFEKALTEYRGELREDFIISTHLTTLYDNLLEQNLIRVIEPFSRVQGDVERKLSQMILDTKFHGILDQGEGVLIIFDEPAVDTTYEAALETIQNMRKVVDSLYNKAKKLT from the exons TAAAGCGGGACATCCAGGAGAGCGACGAGGAGGCCGTCTGTGTCAAAGAGCAGAGCATCCTGGAGCTGGGTGGTCTGCTGGCGAAGACGGGCCAGGCTGCAG AGCTGGGCGGTCTCCTGAAGTATGTGCGGCCATTTCTGAATTCCATCAGCAAGCGGCTGGTGCGCTCGCTGCTGGACCTGTTTCTGGACATGGAGGCAGCTACAGGCCAGGAGGTGGAGCTGTGTCTGGAGTGCATCGAGTGGGCCATGGCTGAGAATAAAACATTCCTCAGACAGGCCCTGGAGGTGAGGAGTGGAAGAGGGGACCCCACTGGAAGAGAGCTGAGCGGGAGCACTGACATGATGGGTTTG gctcgtctcatctctctgtattttgacaCAAAGCGGTATCAAGAGGCGCTTCATCTag gCACCCAGCTACTCCAGGAACTGAAGAAAATGGATGACAAGGCCCTGCTGGTGGAGGTACAGCTGCTGGAGAGTAAGACGTACCACGGCCTCAGCAACCTGCCAAAGGCCCGAGCTGCCCTTACTTCTGCACGCACCACCGCCAACGGCATTTACTGCCCGCCCAAGCTACAGGCCGCCCTGGACATGCAGTCAG GGATCATCCACGCAGCAGAGAAGGACTGGAAGACTGCCTACTCTTACTTCTACGAGTCCTTCGAAGGCTATGACTCCATCGACCATCCCAGAGCGATCACCGCTCTCAAATACATGCTGCTCTGCAAAATCATGCTCAACCT TCCTGAGGAGGTCCAGGGTCTCGTCAGTGGAACGCTAGCCCTGCGGCACGCCGGGAGACAAACAGACTCTCTGAAATGCGTGGTGCAGGCCAGCAATAACCGGTCGCTGGACGATTTTGAAAAG gcCCTGACAGAGTACAGAGGTGAGTTGAGAGAAGACTTCATCATAAGCACACACTTGACCACGCTCTATGACAACCTGCTTGAACAGAACCTCATCCGTGTCATCGAGCCTTTCTCCAGGGTACAG GGAGATGTCGAGAGGAAATTGTCACAGATGATTCTTGACACAAAATTTCACG GTATTTTGGACCAAGGCGAGGGTGTGCTGATCATCTTCGATGAGCCTGCAGTAGACACAACATATGAGGCGGCCCTGGAGACCATTCAGAACATGCGCAAAGTGGTGGACTCACTCTACAACAAAGCCAAGAAGCTCACATAG